The DNA window acacacacacacacacacacagcctccgTTTGTCGGTGAAAAAGCCTCTTTCTTCACCAATAGGTCAAAACGCGCATTTGTAAAGGTTCATTAGAAGTTATTAAATTCATGGTTTGAGCACCAAAAATTAAATGTTGCTGTCTGAAGACTAAAACAAGACTTGATGATCAATTACTTAATATGATTATCTATCGACTGTCAGTGGAATCATACTGTAAAGTCCAAATTGCTCTGAATTAAGTGATTGTCTTATTAACTATACACACAGCGTATCACAGTGAATTGTCTTTTGGTGATTTTGcatgcatgtctgaaagaatACAGTTAATGTGCACAGGCGCGGGTACAAGATGCACAATGACTATTTTTGCATACATTTGCCATATAGTTAGAATACAAATAGTCAAatgaataatattttaataatcatcaGACTGCATTAGCTTTACAAGGCGAGCTCAATAAACAGGCAGCCGTGAGTTTAATCCCCATCACTGCTTGATTTTCCCTTTTATGTTTTATAGGAAAACTTTCCCCTTTTATTATTGTCTGTGAGAATATACATTAAAAGTCTCATTAGTCTTTGTTGTCAAATGACAGTTGACTTCCCCTCGCTGACATCTCACTCGCCGTGTTCTGCCTCCACAGGTCGGTGGCGGTGCTCACCGAGTGCATGAGGAACAAGGCGTTGGCCAAGTTTCTCCGCGAGCGCCAGGAATCTCTGCGGCACTCCTTGCCCCTGGGCTCCTACCTGCTCAAGCCAGTGCAGAGGATCCTCAAGTACCACCTACTGCTGCACGTATGTCAGtctgttgtctctgtctgtctccagtctccgtctctctctctctctctcccaaaaCACACAGTATCACAAAAACAATTACTCATAACCCGCAGAAATGCAAGTGCAGGCAGCCACTTGTAAGAGCACAGAGAGGACACTAATGTTTTTATGTATTACAATGCAAATGGCTTTGTGGCTCTCTAGCTCGGCTCCACTGGAGAGGCCAAATGTTTCGACATATGCTGCTCTCAGTATGTTCCTGTGTATGTGCTTGCATTACGGTGCATGCATTATTGTTTCTctgtgcagaaaaacacacacataggtgTATGTACTGCAAGTGTTCATGTGTGAACGTACGTGCATGTGTCAATGTGCTAACTCccagggatgtgtgtgtgtgttgcatgtgcaGGAGATAGCCAACCACATGGAGAAGGACACAGAGACCTACGAGGTTGTGCAGGAAGCCATTGACACCATGCAGCGAGTGGCCTGGCACATCAACGACATGAAGAGGAAGCACGAGCATGCCGTCAGGTTGCaggtacgacacacacacacatacacacacacacaggacaaaacCACACGCTTGGCTCGGCTCTCATTATTCCTATACGCCTGAAACAGACACAGGAGTTTTCCGATTTTTTTTCCCAGGAGCCATTTCTTTTATTGTTGCACAGGACAGTTATGTGATCTCTGGGTTTGAATCGACCAAAGCTCTGATCCTCCTCACGTCTTACGCAAGTCACTGCGTTTTCCACTGGGCTAATGATGACCTTGcataaggggggggggcacataaAAGGGAAGCTTGTTTCTTTTATCAGCTGGGAGCCAGAATGCTCCGATGAATGCAGGAATGTGTGCGTGgtagggttcagtgtctggagAGAAATGATAGATATTGATATAAACTTTAACTTTTTGTAATTTATAAgtctttattgttattttacttCTATTAAGTTTGTTTCAATTTCTCCCGTCTTACTTTCTCAGAAAAAAACGTTTTAGTACGGCTTTTCTGTGATttacttattattatattaatttatgatttatttacaaACCTTAACACACTTGGACACAAATTTTCAGcatctttttctttcaatatCTCATTTTCATATTTCGTTTTTTACTGCACCAAATGCCTTAATGttactttttatatattgtagGTCAAAGATTCATTTTTCGGACTCCAGATATTTTTTACTCTCCCATTCTTTACAGCTATTGTGCAATTgcgtttcctgtttgttttagaaTAAACACAATTATTTAACCCTGTGTACGCTCGCCACAGGAAATCCAGAGCCAGCTGACCAACTGGAAGGGCCCCGATCTGATCGGCTACGGAGAGCTGGTTCTCGAAGGAACCTTTCGTCTGCAGCGAGCCAAGAACGAGAGAACGCTCTTCCTATTCGacaagctgctgctgatcaCCAAGAAGCGAGAAGAAAGCTTTACGTACAAGGCTCACATCCTGGTCAGTCTTGATGCTCCAGGCACTGCATGTCCCAAAGAGACGCTAAACACACAAATGTCTGTGCGCAGCGACAGTATTTTTTACGTGACGTCCCATTTCTGCTTTGCAGTGTTGCAACCTGATGCTGGTGGAAATCATTCCAAAAGAACCactgagcttcagtgtgttccACTACAAGAATCCCAAACTGCAGCATACAGTCCAGGTAGGAAAACACATTCAGAAAAAGTCAAACACTTTAGCCGCTTTCAGGCATGAACTCGGGATAATTTCTGCAGAATGGGGTTCGGACTTTCTCCGGAGAAAGAGTCCTGCAGAGGATCTACTGCTGTTTTCTGTCTTCGGCTCATTCGGACAGTTCTCAGAGTTTTCCCGAACTCACTcgcacatttgcattcacacatcaAGCCGCTCCgcagaatgtcaggagattatctgaagttcaagtgcatgtctgagagccgCTTTTGTGAGCGTAATTACACGTTTAAAACTGTAGCCACCAGCGGCTTTGCGCAAAGAAAGTGTGACGGTAATTTGCAGGTGTTTGATTATTTTGCCGAGAGTCCGGACTCCACGACGCCGAGCTGCTCAGACACGTCGAGTGCTCAGAGGCTAATTGTGGCCATTGTTGTTGCCCAACCACTGTGGGCAAgcgttgaaaaagaaaagataatgtgtgtgtgatgcaagAAAGAGCTGTTCCAAAAAATGTAAGGGCTTATCCCAACCCTCTCTCACCTGCTTTTTAAAGTGCATGTCTGATATTATCTTCCCTGTGATGTTTGACGCCCTCAGGCCAAATCTCAACAAGACAAGCGCATGTGGATCTTACACCTGAAGAGACTCATACTTGAAAACCACCCTGCCAAAATCCCTGCGAAGGTACGAAGCACCTCTCCTCCTGACAGCTCTCTCTTTGTTCGCTGATGGCGTATACAGACTTTGAGTGGGGTGTGTTGAAAACGTCACTCCCTCTCGCCCACTTCTCCCTTTCCCATCTTTTCTAACCTCTGCTTTTTCTTCACTGTGCTCCAATTTTTTTCACTCATTTACTTTcactcaaacacaagcacatctCTTACTGTGGAAACTAAGGATTTCTTTCTGATGCTGAAGGCCACTGAGAAACGTTTAAATCTGTGTTGTGGCGCCACCTAGTGTCAGACCATATGTTTGTCCCTAATTTAACCTGTTGAACTCAACCTCATTTAAATCTTCTATTTTAGGCCAAGCAAGCCATTTTGGAAATGGATGCAATGCGTAAGTGCCAGTTTattacatttatgtttttaaaacacattatataatattttaatacaGCATTATTTTACTATTTGTGTGATatcttttccttcttctctccagATCATCCCGGGTTTCATTACAGCCCTGATGGTGACAAGAAGGATTCCCCTCAAACCAAGGACGGTCCCACTCCCAGAAGAGGACGCAGGAAAGGTGAGAACTTTACAGAATTTTAGAAAGCACACACTTTGCATTATTCAACTGCAAGAATTCACTTTAAATGTACTTGTCTGTGTCCAGAACCTCTGTCCAAATTACTGAAGAATGCCAAGCAGAACGCTGCAAACACAGATGGTGAAAAGGTGAGTGACAACTGGAGATGATGAACATTTCAAGGTTTAAGGAgcgtgaaaacaaacaaacgtgcTCATACTCCTGTGACGGGTCTCCTCTTCAGAGAACCAGTCTGGGTGCCACCCTGCTCTCCCCGGTGTCCCAGCTGGCTCTGGGCACAATCGGTCGCAGCCGCAGCCTCATCAACCAATCGCAAGAATCCCTGGATCCCGGCGATCACTACGACCACAGTGAccgagaggaaggggaggagccaCATCCGCAGGACGCTGACGACGAGGACGACAGTGGTCTGGTGAGTTCAAAGTTGCAAAttatattcattacatttttgcATCAATTTGTAGGTTTCCACCTTCAAACATGTTGCTAATGGTGAAACTGTGCATTCAGGGAGGTGGAAAGAGGCTGAGAGTCCCCGGCAAAAGCAGCAAGAAGAGGCTGAACCCTCAGGCGTCTGTGGACAGTATAGAACAGTGGAAAACCTTCAACATGAGCCCTTCAGACTTACAGGTATTAACCACAAATGAACCATGGTAAATGAAACTACTGCCATTTCCTCAACCTCATTTACAACAACTTGTATCCTCTGTCCTTCAGAGAGCAAGAGAAACCCTGGTGAGGGAGGGGAGTCACCACCCGCCTCTCCTCAGGACGCCTCGGGTCACAGAGGAACCCCCGGACTCCCCTGTTCCCTCCGTCGTAGTCACAGAAAGTGATAACTCGGTGAGGAACATCTGGGCCGACCATCGGGCTCGTCGGGCCATGTTCCCCACCCGCCAGAGAACCATGCAGCCTGATGACGAGGATGAGGACATTTACCAGATGTTTGTTCCCACCGAGCCCAGTGCACCAGAACCGGAGGCGCCCTCGGAGAGGACCGACGCCGCCTCGTCGCCCAGGACAGCTCGTCCCTGCAGCTGGCACGTCGAGCAGGTGCCCGCGGTCCACGTCGAGCCTCCGCCCAGTGGAAGCAGAGTCCTGCGGAGGGCGAGCAGTGCGGGGGAGAAGGCTACGGAAGCTCGACAGAGCCCTGAGAACGACCAGGCCGGTCACAGCAACCTGGAAGTAATCCACACTGAATCGTCAAGCAACGATATCTCTGCATCATCCTCAGCCGAGCAGCTGACGATAGACGATATTGAAAATGTCTATGACAACATCAGCTACGAGGATCTGAAGAGCATGGGCCTGGTCAGGAGAGACCCAGAGGAAAGTCAGTCATGGAAGGAGACGTCCACAGATGCAAAGAGTCCCCAGGCCCCGGCAGCGAGGCCAGTAAGTGACATTTCAGGGATCACAGCGCCTCTGATTGAACCAGACAGTTCTTCAGAGAGCAACCGGTCCTCCACACAGGAGGGGAGGCCGTTAGGGACATGTGAGCTCAAGATAGTGGAGGAGAACATCTACGACACCATCTGTTTCAGGGAACCGCCATCATCAGAGCTAAGAGGAATGAATGAAGGCAATAAACTCCAACAGGAGAGGGACAGTCTGCTGGCTTCTGAACAGGACCTGACGGAGAGTCTCAGAGGGTTTGTATCCGAGGAGAGCCTCCACTTTGGAGAGGATGAGGGACCAGACGCCTCCCATCCTGTGCCGGGTTCGTCCGAGCCGGATTATTCCTCCTCGTCTGCGTCTGAGACCTTCTCCCAGCGCTCACAGAAAGGGGATAAGATGTCCGAGCGGGTTGACGAGATCTGGAACGACTTAGAGAACTACATCAAGAACAATGAAAAGAAAGCTGATCGGCTTCCTGCTGCCTTCCCAGTTAGCTCCAGCGAATCTCCCACTAAAGCTCCGTCGGTGAAAAGCAGCCCGAAAAGGAACCCCCCTGTAATTAGTGTCCATGCAGCCAGCCCACCAACCAagagcccccccacacatcAGTCTAAACCCCCACCCATCACCTCCACCCCATCGTTCACCATTCCAGTCATCAACCTGCCCGATCTTCAAAGTGAAGGTACCACCGAAGAGGAACACCACAGCCCTGGTCCCGATCCCTTCCCTGTGACCCCAGAGCCCCCCCCAGGCTCGGTGAAGAGCATCCGTAACCGGCTGGCTCGCCTCAGCAGCGGCAGCTTCCGCCTGGAGGACGACGACCTGGTGGAGCTCCCTCAGCGCAGCGCTCCTCAGAGGGAGAACTCTCTCAAGGACCTCCACAGTTTGTTCCCAGGGGAGCTGACGGGTCTGGACCACCCCCtggcctcctcctcactcctgctgGGCGAGTCCGTCGACTTCCCCAATGAATCAAAGAACAAGGTGTTCCTGATGGCGCGGCAGTACAGCCAGAAGATCAAGAAGGCCAATCAGCTGCTGCGCATGAGGAGCATGGACCCTGGAGACGCCTGTGGTCGGTCCAGAgctgagaagaagcagaaggacCTGGCAGCAATAttagaggagaagaaacaagggGGCGCAGCCATAGGTAAATTTAAACAACTAGTATTACAAGTCACAACTCAGATTTATTGATCTGACTAACCCTCTATGATGGAAGTGCTCTCCTTTCCCAAAAtcttttttctatctttatACCTCCACACTTCAGGGAAGTTATTGgatattattcttttttaaacCATCATTACTTTGTAATTATAAATGGAGAGTAGTTTTATGCCTGAGCTCATTTGAgattcttcagtgttttcaccCGAGTAGAGAGGCATCAACACATTTTATAATTAAATCACGAGAGCAACTATATTTAACCTGGATTAGTCATATCACCCTGATGCCTGATAAGATTAGCGGAACTGCAAATACTGAACTAGCAGATTACATTGTTGCATCAGGACTGTATGTTATTTGAATTGGTTTATTTGGTTTCACTTATAAGACAAACAGGATTTCATATATTCAAAGAAGCtataatcaaatatttatgacTGTGTGACGCTGGATTTGTAAATAGGCAACCATATGCTGAGGAATAACTAAgtcagtgttgtgttcacaGCTTGTTTCTGCTCCCTTAAAATGTCCAGAAACAAAACCTGCTGGtttaagaaaaacacacttacacacacacttctgttttCTATCTTCAGGCGCAAGGATAGCAGAGTACTCGCAGCTCTACGACCAGGTAATGTTCAAGGATCCTCCAAGTCCTTCTGGTCAGACCTCCGCTCACCACTCCCATCCAGGGCTGTCGTCCTCCCCATCCATGCCCGAGACCTCCCTGGAGTCCGACTGGCTCCACTCCACATACAGCAACGGAGAGCTGGCCAGCTTTGTCTCCTCGGTGGGCGAAGTGGGGGACGCTCGAGCCTCTTCCACCCCACAGCGCAGACTGACCGCCGCCTGCTCCATCCCCTCCCTCAAGACTTTCCCTCCCACGCCAACCACCCCACCTTCCCAGAGGTGGAGTTCCTGCATGTCGCCACCGAGCGAGAAAGAGGAGCACGTGTACAGTTCCATTAAGAGACATCCGTCCTTTAATGCACCGTCTTTACCCTCTTCGAAGCCTTCCTCACCTGCTCACTGCCAGTCGGCCTGCTCGCTAAGTAgccaggagcaggagaagaacgaCCAGTCTGGACTCGTATGTAACAGACCCGCTGTGGATCGATCCACAGACAGACTCCATGGCCCGAGTCTGGGCCGGGCTGGCCGCCAGAGCAGCCTCCCAGAGTGGCCCACCCAGGGCCAGTCGGACCTCACCTTACATGACGGCCAGCAGGTGGTCGTCTTGAACCGGGCGTCCGCTCTGAGCATACTCACCGCCACCCAGAACTACATGGCAAACTTCAAGGACAATGGCGAAGATGACGACGACTACGTGGAGATCCGCTCGGAGGACGAGGGCGAGCAGGAGCACGACAGGTCGGCCGCTCTCTCCAATCAGAGTCGTGGCCTTGTGCAGTCCCAGAGTCTGCCGTGCACACCGGTGCGCTCCTGCGACCTGCTGAGGTCTCTGGACCGGGAGCAGTTGGAGAAATACCTGTGGAGCGAGCCGCAGCAGAACCAACCCAACATCGTGCAGTCTCTGAGGGAGAAGTTtcgctgtctgagctccagtaGTTTTGCCTGAAGCTACAAAGTTACTAAAGCCAAATCTATATATCAACATACAGCATATAGAAACAAAaagggggcgctgctgctttGCTTTGAAGGCCCTGTGTAATCTAACATCATagtcacaaacaaatacactttaaaaaatgaaacaaatgtcTAGATAAGAAGCGATTTTATCCATGTTTGTACCAAACATCTGTGAATACCTATACTCATACAGGGCTTCAAAGTAAAAGACATCATTAATGCCACATCAGAGCATGCATGCGAGTCGCCTTAGCACTTCCACCTTAAAACAGTCGTCTCCGGTGTGTTTCAAAGAGCAGTGATCTGGTGGGGATGAGTTAGCAAGACACAACCAGGGGATTGTACAGGCATTCAGTACAACTGGATGGGTTCTTAATGTTTTTAGAGACTCTTAGAG is part of the Limanda limanda chromosome 18, fLimLim1.1, whole genome shotgun sequence genome and encodes:
- the LOC133024722 gene encoding pleckstrin homology domain-containing family G member 1; this encodes MPTDDYHYLPDVLPPLPEVPDSGSVLSSGDIPARCLRNPAFRHASSRYCSALSMDSSPDSAERPISYSSTSSSASSRDSHCSLGSRSTLVPAPHCNPVASDRDSGAIRLELVPARQLGCGEEEDRNDRGMDTGRGQGRQGSQQTPTEHSEPELGPVGGERTGQGPRTYVDRVVQEILDTERTYVQDLRSIVEDYLECISNQSRLALSSEDKGSLFGNIQDIYHFNRDLLHDLEKCDADPVAIAECFVSKSEEFHIYTQYCTNYPRSVAVLTECMRNKALAKFLRERQESLRHSLPLGSYLLKPVQRILKYHLLLHEIANHMEKDTETYEVVQEAIDTMQRVAWHINDMKRKHEHAVRLQEIQSQLTNWKGPDLIGYGELVLEGTFRLQRAKNERTLFLFDKLLLITKKREESFTYKAHILCCNLMLVEIIPKEPLSFSVFHYKNPKLQHTVQAKSQQDKRMWILHLKRLILENHPAKIPAKAKQAILEMDAMHHPGFHYSPDGDKKDSPQTKDGPTPRRGRRKEPLSKLLKNAKQNAANTDGEKRTSLGATLLSPVSQLALGTIGRSRSLINQSQESLDPGDHYDHSDREEGEEPHPQDADDEDDSGLGGGKRLRVPGKSSKKRLNPQASVDSIEQWKTFNMSPSDLQRARETLVREGSHHPPLLRTPRVTEEPPDSPVPSVVVTESDNSVRNIWADHRARRAMFPTRQRTMQPDDEDEDIYQMFVPTEPSAPEPEAPSERTDAASSPRTARPCSWHVEQVPAVHVEPPPSGSRVLRRASSAGEKATEARQSPENDQAGHSNLEVIHTESSSNDISASSSAEQLTIDDIENVYDNISYEDLKSMGLVRRDPEESQSWKETSTDAKSPQAPAARPVSDISGITAPLIEPDSSSESNRSSTQEGRPLGTCELKIVEENIYDTICFREPPSSELRGMNEGNKLQQERDSLLASEQDLTESLRGFVSEESLHFGEDEGPDASHPVPGSSEPDYSSSSASETFSQRSQKGDKMSERVDEIWNDLENYIKNNEKKADRLPAAFPVSSSESPTKAPSVKSSPKRNPPVISVHAASPPTKSPPTHQSKPPPITSTPSFTIPVINLPDLQSEGTTEEEHHSPGPDPFPVTPEPPPGSVKSIRNRLARLSSGSFRLEDDDLVELPQRSAPQRENSLKDLHSLFPGELTGLDHPLASSSLLLGESVDFPNESKNKVFLMARQYSQKIKKANQLLRMRSMDPGDACGRSRAEKKQKDLAAILEEKKQGGAAIGARIAEYSQLYDQVMFKDPPSPSGQTSAHHSHPGLSSSPSMPETSLESDWLHSTYSNGELASFVSSVGEVGDARASSTPQRRLTAACSIPSLKTFPPTPTTPPSQRWSSCMSPPSEKEEHVYSSIKRHPSFNAPSLPSSKPSSPAHCQSACSLSSQEQEKNDQSGLVCNRPAVDRSTDRLHGPSLGRAGRQSSLPEWPTQGQSDLTLHDGQQVVVLNRASALSILTATQNYMANFKDNGEDDDDYVEIRSEDEGEQEHDRSAALSNQSRGLVQSQSLPCTPVRSCDLLRSLDREQLEKYLWSEPQQNQPNIVQSLREKFRCLSSSSFA